The DNA sequence ATATAGTGTCGAAGTGTGGGGAAAGGTGGGAAATTGTGGTCCACCAACCCAAATTGAATAACAAAGTGGGAAAAAAGGGTGTTTAGGGGTAATAACGAGATCAACATGGATGCCAAAGGGCGCATGGCGATACCTGCAAGGTACCGCGATGAGCTTGCGTCTATGTGTGAAGGTCACCTCGTTGTCACTATCGATACTCAAGAGCGCTGCCTGCTGATCTATCCTCTGCCGAAATGGGAGGAGGTCGAAGAGCAGGTGGCGGCGCTGCCATCTTTGAATCCGGCCTCGCGTCGGTTCCAACGCCTGTTGATTGGTCACGCTCGTGAGTTGGAGCTGGACGGTAGCGGGCGTATTTTGATTCCACCCGAGCTTCGCAAACACGCGCAGATGGATAAGAAGGTAATGCTGGTTGGCCAGCGTCACCGCTTTGAGCTGTGGAGCGGCGAGCTTTGGGAAGCCAAGTGTGAAGATATGTTGGCCGATAGCGCAGATGAGTTAGCGATGTCGGATGAAATGCTGACCCTGTCGCTTTAAACGTTGGTATTTAGGGTATGAGCGAGCAACAAGTACACACCACCGTGCTGCTGAATGAGGCTGTTGATGCACTCATTACAGATCCTGACGGTATCTACATTGACGGAACCTTTGGTCGCGGCGGCCACAGTGCGTTGATTCTCGAGCGTTTGTCTCAAGCTGGAAAACTCCTCGCTTTCGATAAAGATCCGGAAGCCATTGCTCACGGTCGCCAGCGTTTTGCCGGTGACGACCGCTTTGAGCTGGTGCATGCGTCATTTGCGGACCTGGCAAGCGTAGTTGCTGAACGTGGAATGGTCGGCAAGGTAACTGGAATTCTGGTGGATCTTGGGGTTTCCTCCCCACAGCTGGATGATGATCACCGCGGTTTCAGTTTTCTGCGCGATGGCCCGCTGGATATGCGTATGGACTCGTCTTCCGGCGAGAGTGCGGCCGAGTGGCTGGCTTACGAAAAAGAAGAAGAGATCGCTCGCGTACTCAAAGAGTATGGCGAAGAGCGCTACGCCCGTCGCATGGCGCGGGCCATCGTGGAGATTCGCGACGAGCAGCCGATTACCACCACCAAACAGCTGGCCAAAATCGTTGCTGATGCTCACCCGCGTTGGGAAAAGCACAAGCATCCGGCAACACGCGCTTTTCAGGCGATCCGCATTCATATCAATCGCGAACTGGACGATCTGCAGAAACTGCTGGCGGATTCTCTTGATGTATTGGCGATTGGTGGGCGATTGGTGGCGATCAGCTTCCACTCCCTGGAGGACCGAATTGTTAAACGCTTCATTCGCGATCAGGAGCGTGGCCCTCAGTTGCCGCGTGGCGTACCGATTCGCGATGAGCAAGCCCAGCGCCGTATGAAGTCGTTGGGAAAACCGTTAAAGCCTGCCGACGAAGAGGTTGGCGGCAATGTTCGCTCCCGCAGCGCCATTATGCGGGTGGCTG is a window from the Porticoccaceae bacterium LTM1 genome containing:
- the rsmH gene encoding 16S rRNA (cytosine(1402)-N(4))-methyltransferase RsmH, with product MSEQQVHTTVLLNEAVDALITDPDGIYIDGTFGRGGHSALILERLSQAGKLLAFDKDPEAIAHGRQRFAGDDRFELVHASFADLASVVAERGMVGKVTGILVDLGVSSPQLDDDHRGFSFLRDGPLDMRMDSSSGESAAEWLAYEKEEEIARVLKEYGEERYARRMARAIVEIRDEQPITTTKQLAKIVADAHPRWEKHKHPATRAFQAIRIHINRELDDLQKLLADSLDVLAIGGRLVAISFHSLEDRIVKRFIRDQERGPQLPRGVPIRDEQAQRRMKSLGKPLKPADEEVGGNVRSRSAIMRVAEKLA
- the mraZ gene encoding division/cell wall cluster transcriptional repressor MraZ — protein: MFRGNNEINMDAKGRMAIPARYRDELASMCEGHLVVTIDTQERCLLIYPLPKWEEVEEQVAALPSLNPASRRFQRLLIGHARELELDGSGRILIPPELRKHAQMDKKVMLVGQRHRFELWSGELWEAKCEDMLADSADELAMSDEMLTLSL